A window of the Schistocerca nitens isolate TAMUIC-IGC-003100 chromosome 5, iqSchNite1.1, whole genome shotgun sequence genome harbors these coding sequences:
- the LOC126259272 gene encoding uncharacterized protein LOC126259272 yields the protein MWCRHDLTEFYGFTIMVRTYARKTQRGAGINYSEEDLEKAIKYVRNGNCTTRGAATFHSVPRSTLKHHILGTRGKGFTSKNSKEGGGGGGGSGVESFLSAAEEEEIGNCLKVLDRNGCGLSRQGVLVLVQCYIRQNSIP from the exons ATGTGGTGCCGTCACGATTTGACAGAATTCTACGGGTTCACT ATAATGGTGAGAACATACGCCAGAAAAACTCAGAGGGGAGCTGGCATTAACTACTCTGAAGAGGATTTAGAAAAAGCTATCAAATATGTTCGGAATGGCAATTGTACCACCAGAGGAGCAGCTACATTCCACAGTGTTCCTAGATCTACACTGAAACACCATATTCTGGGCACACGGGGTAAAGGATTCACTTCAAAAAACAGcaaagaaggtggtggtggtggtggtggtagtggtgttgaATCGTTCTTGTCTGCTGCTGAAGAAGAAGAGATTGGGAACTGTTTGAAAGTATTGGACCGAAATGGTTGTGGCTTATCTCGACAAGGAGTTTTGGTTTTAGTTCAATGTTACATCAGACAAAACAGCATCCCTTGA